The Erythrolamprus reginae isolate rEryReg1 chromosome 5, rEryReg1.hap1, whole genome shotgun sequence genome window below encodes:
- the EIF3F gene encoding eukaryotic translation initiation factor 3 subunit F, giving the protein MAAAVGVPGVLASVVIQSPPPPVASSPSTTATPANLTLPAAAAPAPPPPPPPALAAPFPGGRAVRLHPVVLASIVDSFERRNEGAARVIGTLLGTVDKHSVEVTNCFSVPHNESEDEVAVDMEFAKNMYELHKKVSPSEIILGWYATGHDITEHSVLIHEYYSREAHNPIHLTVDTSLQNGRMSIKAYISTTMGVPGKTMGVMFTPLTVKYAYYDTERIGVDLIMKTCFSPNRVISLSSDLQQVGTASVQIQDTLSTVLQYAEDVLSGKVAADNTVGRFLMDLVNQVPKISPDDFETMLNSNINDLLMVTYLANLTQSQIALNEKILNLQ; this is encoded by the exons ATGGCGGCCGCAGTCGGGGTGCCCGGCGTTTTAGCGAGCGTCGTAATCCAGTCTCCGCCGCCTCCAGTCGCTTCTTCCCCCTCGACAACTGCTACGCCGGCCAACCTTACTCTTCCGGCCGCGGCGGCTCCAGCGccacctccgcctcctcctcccgcGCTAGCGGCGCCTTTCCCCGGCGGTCGGGCGGTCCGGCTCCACCCGGTGGTGCTGGCCTCTATCGTGGACAGCTTTGAGAGGCGCAATGAGGGGGCGGCCCGCGTTATCGGCACGTTGCTCG GCACAGTTGACAAACATTCTGTTGAGGTCACCAACTGCTTCTCTGTACCTCATAATGAATCAGAAGATGAG GTTGCTGTGGACATGGAATTTGCCAAGAATATGTATGAATTGCACAAGAAAGTGTCTCCTAGTGAAATTATTCTGGGATG GTATGCAACTGGACATGACATCACAGAACACTCTGTTTTAATCCATGAATATTACAGTCGGGAAGCTCACAAtccaattcacttaactgtggacACCAGTTTACAAAATGGACGTATGAGCATTAAGGCATATATCAG TACTACAATGGGAGTTCCTGGTAAGACTATGGGGGTAATGTTTACTCCTCTTACTGTGAAGTATGCCTACTATGATACAGAGCGGATAGGAG TTGATCTCATCATGAAGACCTGTTTTAGCCCAAATCGAGTGATTAGTTTGTCAAGTGATCTTCAGCAAGTGGGGACAGCTTCTGTTCAGATTCAGGATACCCTGAGCACAGTATTACAGTATGCAGAAGATGTGCTG TCTGGAAAAGTGGCTGCTGACAACACTGTTGGGCGCTTCCTGATGGATCTTGTTAACCAAGTTCCCAAAATTTCGCCAGACGATTTTGAGACTATGCTGAATAGCAATATCAAT gACCTGCTGATGGTAACCTATTTGGCAAATCTCACCCAGTCACAGATTGCACTCAatgaaaaaatcttaaacctgcAATGA